The Xiphophorus couchianus chromosome 3, X_couchianus-1.0, whole genome shotgun sequence genome segment CCAATACTAACAGTGATGCTGCTGTTCAGTTTTATaacatatatttctttttacaagaACGTTTGTCATACCTACCATGAACAGAGACAGGTGAAGGTTCAGATGTTTGAGATATCAGAGTTTTGCTGTTAAAGGCCTGACAGCTGTAGTTTCCACTCTGACTCATCTGGATATTTATCAGTCTGAGCAATGGACCGCTACTGGTCAGCTTGTctccattcagaaaccactgaTATTCAGCAGAAGGTGTTGAGTCAGCAGAGCAGGTCAGATTAATGTCTGATCCTTTCTCATGATGTTCCTTAGATGGATACACTTCTATTTGTACATTATCTGGACCATCTGAGTGTAGAAACAGCAATAGGTgaagaaattaatttcactgaaaAAGTAATGATAAATAATTCCATGTTATTTGTGTAGAAGcaattcttaaaataattaccattattttaagaataaatataaattaaatattaagaaagttaataaattaaaaattacattaaagttgcAGAACTTTTccaattatatttatataatggCTGCAGCAGATTTAAACAGATGTTGAGCATTTAGATGAGAAACTTACAACTAACAGAGATTTTTACTGGATCACTGATGACAGAACTGACAAGATTAGACACATGGCAGGTGTATGATCCCTTGTCATTTCGGGTCACATTTACTATTGTCAGATTGgagttttcttcatttgtgtTGATCTGAACTCTCTCGCTGTCTGTGACCTCAGAGCCGTCTTTCATCCATAGGAAGGAGAGAGAAGATCcagaggaggagcagaacaGACTGACGGAGCTGTTGAACTCAATCAGGTCTGAACTTAGCAGGGAGACATTTACATTGgagactggttctgttggaggaAACCAAAGTTGTTGTCATCAAATACAAGAGACAACAATCTCTTCTGTATTTCTCTTCatgaaaaaacagtaaaaatcttGACATGGgagaaattataaaaaacactttatttgacgcgttgtgaataagactgtcatgacaccgtcataaacatgacacaacACCTATCATGAACATGAGTAGGTCTTcatgaatatgaatatgaatggATGGAAGGTGATTTAAAATTGACAATTTTAAGTCAACTTCCATCAAAccatgtcagttttattttatatccctAATCAAATAATATGACATGTTGGAAACAATAGAAAACTAGTACAGCACTGACAAAGAAATATCTCCAATCAGCAAACTCTTCCATAAAAGTTAGAGGAATTATTTACTCTGCTTCCTCCCATTTACTCTTTTCAAGGTACTTTGTAGGCAtgtcaacaaaaaaacctttttggcAAAACTGCTTGATAAACATTAATTTCATTGCTAAGTCTGAAAGCATGTAACAGGCTGAAAGCAATGTCTAAGTAACAACACAACTGATCATGTTTCCCGTTTCTGAGCTTTTCTGATAAAACctcaagtttattttctttttttattttgaccaatgtaattttaaatatcctgaaggaaatctgattttaaacaaTGCAGTAGACTATTCTATTTAATTCCTTAATTCTTCTTcccacaaaatacatttaaaatagttCAAAGCTCATAATAATAGCCTACAGCTCTCACTTGTTTAAAGGGTTATAAGATGGATGGagggtgaaaaaaataaaataaactgcagtgaAAGTTTAGAGACTGAAACGTGTTAGTTGAATCTTGGCTTTCAACATCTACTCACCATAAACATTCAATGTGGTGCGTCCTATCGGTTGATTCATTCCATCTTGAATGGTAACTGTGTACTCTCCACTGTCACTGAGTTTCAGATCCCTGAGTTCCAGAGATCCAGTTGATCTGAAGAGAGTGAGCCTGCCTTCATATTCTGGTGCAGTTGTGTCTCCAGTAGACTGTGATATAATTATGAATTGAGGTTTTGAACCATTATCAAACTGCCAGTTGACAAACGTAAATGGTGTTTCTGTTGGATTCAGGTCTGTTGTGAAATTTACTGTCCCTCCAACAGAGGCAATCAGAGGACCATCTGGTAACACACCAACTCCATTAGATAAACCTGGAAAACAGGTACAAGTATAATGCAGTATTAAAAATGGCTTAAAAggtcaaaaaacaaatatggatAGGTATGAAAGGTTAGCCTaatataaaatgctgaaaatatgtACCTAATATTTTAGGCATATTTTAATCATGGTGAGCTCTGTTTAAGAATAAGGTTTATCTGGTtgttacacaataaaaaaacttgacagaggcttgaaaacattttactaataCAAATCTCTTACCTATAAAAATCACCACCACGACAAAAAGCAGTCGTAACATTGCTTTGATTTAAATCTAGAGGTGTCAGTGTAAGGACAGCTCAGGACTCGAACTGAAACGTAGAAAAGCTTCGCAATGAATGGTACACACTTAGTGCTGTAAATTATTACAGTAATGAAAGCCGCCTTGAGAATCTACATCATGTCCCACTGGAGTTAAAGAATTGCTTGACGGCTCCCTCTCGTGGtgaatatgtattttttgtgtgatCTATGCGGAGAGgtacagtttattttatgactacttcaaaatgggaaaagaaaatgtaaatttaataaGAATCAGGTTGGGCTTACAAAGCATTCAATACATTATTCAATGAGTTCAAACTCCATCCTTTTTCATTGCAATTTATTTATCCAGATTTTAAGGCTATATTAGCCAGTTGTGAAATGTAATTCAAGTTTTTAATAAGTTGTAACTTATTTAAATTCACCTTTATAAATTAACAACTTATTTACAGGAATTAactttggatggatggatagattgatggatggacacagactttttgttacttttacatAATATATATcgaaataaatttaaactactATCCCTCCATACATTTAGGAAAAAATTTGCCCCTTACCCAACACTACTTGAGGGTCTAGGCTCTCCTGCTGGACTGCGTTGCGTTTTGAATTTTACTCAATCACTCTTTGTCCATGgcaaacactt includes the following:
- the LOC114142361 gene encoding carcinoembryonic antigen-related cell adhesion molecule 5-like isoform X1, translated to MLRLLFVVVVIFIGLSNGVGVLPDGPLIASVGGTVNFTTDLNPTETPFTFVNWQFDNGSKPQFIIISQSTGDTTAPEYEGRLTLFRSTGSLELRDLKLSDSGEYTVTIQDGMNQPIGRTTLNVYEPVSNVNVSLLSSDLIEFNSSVSLFCSSSGSSLSFLWMKDGSEVTDSERVQINTNEENSNLTIVNVTRNDKGSYTCHVSNLVSSVISDPVKISVSYGPDNVQIEVYPSKEHHEKGSDINLTCSADSTPSAEYQWFLNGDKLTSSGPLLRLINIQMSQSGNYSCQAFNSKTLISQTSEPSPVSVHERVSNVKVTQDVTHLIEFNGSVSFSCSSFGSSLSFLWMNSSSQITTSDRVQITDGGSKLTIVNVTRYDDGSYSCDVSNPVSSAKSYPVNVSVSYGPEKVNLESPSQKYPEGLNISLSCSADSRPTATFDWFFNGKVLSGSGSELELLNVQKNQSGNYSCRAFNSKTSIYQSSQLLNISIEGTSTKGSSLSAGAIAGIVIACLVCASLIVLGAYFILKKKKPWGKTSNRNISAGGNRRDNGVSSNEEVTYADVRFSKNKKPVQAQWESDNPSSTYADIRTNRN
- the LOC114142361 gene encoding carcinoembryonic antigen-related cell adhesion molecule 5-like isoform X2, with the protein product MLRLLFVVVVIFIGLSNGVGVLPDGPLIASVGGTVNFTTDLNPTETPFTFVNWQFDNGSKPQFIIISQSTGDTTAPEYEGRLTLFRSTGSLELRDLKLSDSGEYTVTIQDGMNQPIGRTTLNVYEPVSNVNVSLLSSDLIEFNSSVSLFCSSSGSSLSFLWMKDGSEVTDSERVQINTNEENSNLTIVNVTRNDKGSYTCHVSNLVSSVISDPVKISVSYGPDNVQIEVYPSKEHHEKGSDINLTCSADSTPSAEYQWFLNGDKLTSSGPLLRLINIQMSQSGNYSCQAFNSKTLISQTSEPSPVSVHERVSNVKVTQDVTHLIEFNGSVSFSCSSFGSSLSFLWMNSSSQITTSDRVQITDGGSKLTIVNVTRYDDGSYSCDVSNPVSSAKSYPVNVSVSYGPEKVNLESPSQKYPEGLNISLSCSADSRPTATFDWFFNGKVLSGSGSELELLNVQKNQSGNYSCRAFNSKTSIYQSSQLLNISIEGTSTKGSSLSAGAIAGIVIACLVCASLIVLGAYFILKKKKPWGKTSNRNISAGGNRRDNGEVTYADVRFSKNKKPVQAQWESDNPSSTYADIRTNRN